In Oreochromis aureus strain Israel breed Guangdong linkage group 6, ZZ_aureus, whole genome shotgun sequence, the genomic window AATTACtcttcacagttttaaaaagacaacgccaccctgggaatttcacccagagaatactGGAGGTAACACTAATCACTACGAAGGCAGTTAGGTTTGTTATACTCAATACAGAGACGAGGTtcaatgataaaataaattgacaatttattaattaaaacaacatttaaaagcaCAGTGATAAATATCAATGTAAAAGTATGCAAAAAAAGGTATTCAGAGCTGAGGCTTACCAGTGGAGGGCAGGGAtgccacacacaaactcaaaaaaaagaaaatacaccaaGACACCAGTGCAGCACActatcacacactcacactaataAATTAAACAAGGCAGGTGTATACACTCAGAGGATCCCACCACCAAGGCACCCTGGTCTCCTCCACGTCGGCACTCCgcatctgaataaaagaaacaaaagaaaattttaatatattacaACAAACTAATGTGTAGCGCTGGGGGATAACCCAACTGCAAGACCACACTGGCGATCTGCAGCTAGAAAAAGGGCCTCCCACCAGTGGCGTAACAAAAATCAAACTACAAATCAAACAGTAAAACAACATACAATCTGGATAAAACTCTAAAATATGGAGCAAAGCGGAATCGCCGTAGTGCTCCGACTTGCCATCTGCTGCGGCTATAAGTTAATTATCCAGTCAGTCAATCAGTATCTTGGCGCCGGCCGACCAGCGTGGCATGCATATGGCCGTTGTCCACGCCGGCGTCCACTTTAAaggctggcagcagcagcaaagaaaCTTCGCAGCGGAACAGacagtaaaagtaaagtaaaacaaagcaaaggatcacagcaaagcaaagcaaagcaaagcaaagcagcagcacttcagTTCACGTAGCTTGGCGCAAAACTCAGGCCCACACTTCCAAGTAAGCCGTGTCATAAAAGCGTAAGCAGAATGGCTCAGAGGAGGCTTCTACAGCTACGACCTACAAACAATAGCTGTTTACCATCAAGCAAAGTAATATATACACTACAATGAGTAAACACCTACCAGCTGCGATGGAGGCTTCAGAAAAGTAACCGCAACTaagctcagcaacaccaacaggaagtcaggtgACCAAAAGGAGGTCACAGGTAAGCGATCCAGGGACACTCAAATGGCCACTATTTATACTAGCGCCCCCTAATGCGCCAGGCTGAAAGTGGGTTGGACCGAGGGATAACATTCATCCTGCCAcactggaaaggagagttcgtccgctagtcgaacctcggatacaggaggaacaatgcggttttcgtcctggtcgcggaacactggaccagctctttatcctctcgaggatacttgagggtgcatgggagtttgcccaaccagtctacatgtgttttgtggacttggagaaggcattcgaccgtgtccctcggggtgtcctgtgggaggtgttgcaggagtatggcccattgctacgggccattcgatccctatacaaccgttgcaagagtttggttcgcattgccggcaataagtcggactcgttcccggtgggtgatgggctccgccagggctgccctttgtcaccggttctgttcataattttatggacaggatttctaaaggcgcagccaagtggcggagggctttcgccggtggcctcagaatctcatctctgcttttttgcggatgatgtggttctgttggcttcatcaggtgaaggcctccagctcgcactggaacggttcgcagccgagtgtgaagcagcgggaatgaggatcagcacctccaaatctgaggccatggttctcagccggaaaagggtggagtgcccactccgggtcggggatgagttcctgccccaagtggaggagttcaagtatctcggggtcttgttcgcgagtgatgggagaagggagccggagatcgacagacggattggtgctgtggctgcagtgatgcggacgctgcaccggtccgtcgtggtgaagagggagctgagtgtaaaagcgaagctctcaatttaccggtcgatctcgtccctaccctcacctatggccacgagctgtgggtagtgaccgaaagaacgagatcgcggatacaagcggcagaaatgagcttcctccgaagggtggctggcctctcccttagagatagggtgagaagttcggccatccgggaggggctcagagtagagccgctgctcctccacatcgaaaggagccagttgaggtggttcaggcatctgacaaggatgcctcctgggcgcctcctgggtgaggtgttcgggcatgtcccaccgggaggaggcccaggggcagacccaggacacgctggagagatttatatctcggctggcctgggaacattGGTGTTCcccagataagctggaggaggtggctggggagagggaggtctgggcttctctgcttaggctgctgccccccgcgacccggcctcggataaagcggatgaagatggatggatggatgggttgcAAACTTCTCTACTTTGATCTTGTCTCACATTGTCTCTGAAGTCTTCTGGTTTGTTGCAAACCTAAGACAAAAGCTTTCTGCTGGTAACCCtttcaaacaagccatacttgtttgTCTATTTTCTAATTATACCCatatgaactttaacatttggcATGCTAAGGCCTGTAGCTCTTGGgtgttttgcattttctgtGACCCTTAACTGAATTTGCCAGGATATCCACTGCTTTTTTGTGAATAATCTTGCTTTTTGTAGAATACTTAAAATTGTCTGGAAATGAATAACCCTTCCTAGATCGATGTGCATCAACAGTTGCATCTCTAAgatcattgctgatgtctttcctctttggtgtttttgtcctgaatgctccagacctgcAAACTGCTAAAGGTTTGTGCTTTTATAGAGTCTGTATTTGGATGAAGGagtcaattttttttctttaatttgtcagTTGTTATGTCTCCAATTACGGATGACTACCGTATGAGTTCTGAAAACAATAAACTTGCCTGTTTTCAGCTACCGTAGAGTCAGTTAAATGCAAATAGAGGGTGTTACAGATACCCGAGTAACACTTGCAATAGTCCTAATTTTACTAACATAAAAGGATAAACTTGTGATCTTGTGTATCCTTGAGTATCAGTGACTAATCGGGGAAGATTATCTCAGTgaataaagaaaacatcaaaCGCACTTTATTACAGCCCACACAATGCTCCCTGTTGCATGTGATTGGATCGATATTCCTCAAAGAGGTCAAAGTCTTCCTTCGATCATCCCCTGCTGTTTGCCTTTGCTGCAAAGGTTCACAGCACAAGTGAATAAATGCTGCATCCAGAGAAATCTGTGAGGCTGTGAAGTCAAAATAGAGCTTGGAGGCAAACAGGGAGGCAGTAAcaaaagaagaaggaggaaaTCTTGAAAAGGAGAAAGGAGACATTTAAAAGATGAagtgtgttgttttgttgctgAGTCTGCTCTCGGTGGGACGCTCAGCTCCTGTGAGCAGCTGTGACACTCTGATTAACCCAATAACTGTCAGCACGGAAGAGGTAAGTTACTTTGGAGCAAACGCGTCCTGATATTGGCTCTTGGAGGGAGAAAATTTAGAAAAAACAATCCATTGTCAGAATTGCAATACAATTAAAGACTACATATTGAAATTTAGGGGTAGTGAAGTCCTGGGATTGCATCCAGCACCTGGCTGGTTGGTCTGTGTGGAATTTGCATGTTCTCAAAGTGTTTACATGGGCGCTCTCgagtactccggcttcctcccacagtctaaagacatgcatgttacaTTAAGTGCTGATTGTAATTTGGCTGTAGGTGTAGATGTGGGTATAAACGGTTGTCTCTctatgttagccctgcgacaaaCTGGTCACCTTTCCAGGGTTTACCCCACCTTTTGTGATGTGACTGCTGGGAtgttattcacaatagaacacagaaaacacataaaatgtttaaagtgagaaaatgtcctatttaaagaaacatattaGCTCATTTCAAATTTTCTGGCAGAAACGAATCTGAAAAAAGTTGGGATGAGCTCCTGTTTACCACTCTGCAGCATCCCCCGTTCATTTAACAACAGTTTGTAGACATCAAAATGTTTCCAACTGGTGAAAGCtctggactgcaggcagacctttattctgaaattgttccacAGTTCCATCTTTGCGTCTCTGAAACTCTGCCTAAGATGttctttttatacccaatcatgttactgacctgttgccatTTATTCTACTTAGTTACAAGATGTTCCTCCAGCCCTTTCTTCTTAGTACCAATGACTTTTCCACCCTTTTGTTTCCCCCCATCCTGACTTTTTAAAGACGTCTTGTTGCCATCCAATTCATAATGagctaattttttttcatttcattttcaatgGCTCATTCGATTTGGGGTTTTTGATGTTctgttgtaaataaaatataggGTTTTGATATTGATTgattgttaatttatttcaaacatgtaaacaatatacaggtacatttagaaaagaaaataagagagaaaaaaatactatacaaaaGACAATACGTTTCAATATTGCTACTGTTCTGATTCATTTACATTcacaaatcattgcattctgccTAAATTAACATTTTTCACAGAATCCCAACTTTTTTGCAAGTGggtttgtattttaaattttaaattcaaCTTGTGCCTGTGTGCTGCAGATATTGGGAAAATGGATATACGTTGGGGGAAGCTCTGACCTCCCGGGAAGCCGTTCCTTTGGCTTCCTGCTGACCAGCGTCTGGTTGAATCTTACTACAACTGCCAACAGTAACGTCCTCAATATCCTGCAGACTCAGAGAATGTAAATGCTCCCTTAAGCAATTTTAACACAATAGCTGAAGTCatttatacatatttattttctttattttgctaTGTTTATCTTGACATCAAGTTctgatgcttttattttcttcctcaCAGAAATGGTGACTGTTCGAGCATGACGTATAATGTGATCTTTGAAAACAGCGCAATGTTAATCAGTGAGTAAAGAATGGCCACAGAGGCACACATGCAGAGGAAACCTGCAATCACGTAGTTTCTTGTGATTTCCAATttcaagaaactgtttttgttgttgtttgtttcatACAGAGGAGCCTTTTTACCTAAAGGATGTCTTCCTGCCAACTGGCTGCTCTGACTGTCTGCTTGCTTATGAAGAAGTCATCTCTGGGAAAGATACTTTTACCAGCCTTCTTCTATTCAGTAAGAAACACATATCCCACTAATACCATATGTGAATCCAGAACACTTTTTTCTTCATACTATAGTTTTTTTGAAGCATGAAAATCTGTAGAAAAACTTTTAGTtacctgtttttttccctctttttgttctttatttccaGGCAGGAAAACGAATGTCTCTCCCGACGTTGTGGAGAGGTTAAAGAAACAAGCAGAATGTCTCCAGATGTCATCACCCATTATGATGGACCCAAACAACGGTGAGTTTCAGCACATTTCTTAACATACTGTGTCACTATTATGTCATAaaagctgtttgttttatttgtattcttTGCATACACAGAAATCTGCCCCGACAACCTCCCTCCCTCAGACGGGCTCAGTGCCCTCAACAGCTTATTTGAAAACAAGATGGCACATCGAGTTGCGAGAGTCCTGGATGTTCTGTTTGATGTGTTTGTGAACTGGTAGTTTAGTACTTTTAATCTCTGCTAAATGTCCCTTTAAATGGGAGAGATTggccagttttttgttttttgcttttactttaattcacattatttcacatctgtaaaacatatttagaCAAATTTATACATGTTAGAAcacaaagcagaaaacaaactATGTCAAAACAACCATTAAAGGTGAGGAAATTATGAAATTTTGTCAAAGTCTGTGTTTTAATAgttcattattttctttgtttttccttttctttcactgttcccatgttattttggttttatttatttatttttgcttgtttttatttttggtctCTCTTTTAGTTGCTGACAGTTCATCATATGAAACCTAAGGTTTGCTATGATGTAAAGCTGTTACAAACCTTGAAAACCATGTCACTTGACACTGGGATTGAAAAGGATCTGTAGGAAGTCTGTTACATCAATGTACCTCTTAGTAAACTCAGTACACAATCTTGCAGTCCACAGTAAGTGGTTTTAAAATCAAAGGTTTTAATTTGAAAGCAACAGAATTTTTCTGCCTGACGTGCATGAATGAGCATATATGGAGAAAGGTAAACACATATCTAGTGAAGGATCTGAAGTTTTGAACTGAATCTTTGAAAACTGTATAAAACTGACAACTCCAAACAGGACAGAAATGTCTTATAGGATAAAAGTGATCAGTTAAAATAActttgtattaatttctagATTTTTACTCCGTGCCAGCAAAATACCAAAGATCATCTCACTCTATATGGGTCATCCAGTCTGAAATAGCATAGACATCCACTCGTAAGAGTAATTAAGGACATGATTTTTCTATATAAACAggtttgtatttgtgccaaaacaaaaCTGTCCATTGTAATACTGAATTAAATTAATGACTTCTTAAAAATTATGTGTGAAACTATGGAAAAAGcacaaccaaccaaacaaacaaacaaacaaaaatgcctAAATGTAGCTTCTGATTTCTTCTGCTTTATTTGGATGAACGATCACTTTTATGTTGTTACTGTATGTCTTTACTGGAACAAAAGACAAGTCCAGTTCAATTACTGGATGAGTATCATTAACGCTAATAATGATATCTAAGCAGCATTTAAAAACTGCTACTTGGAGGAATAATTGGCAGCTGAAATGAGCTTCCTACAAATGGTGTCGGGTGGTCTCTCTTAGTGACAGAGTGAGGAGCAGGGCCATTTGGGAGGGAGTCATAGTTTATCACTATTATGACTAAATATCAAAATAAGTCAGGTGAGGTCGTTCACCCCAGTGGTTGGATGTTTGCTGGGTCACTGGTATGAATAATATGTATCTGATAAATTCTCatatgtgcatgtaaatgggGTGTCTTCTTAACACACAATGACTAGTCACAGTTGCAATGCTTTTtatattgtggcgagctcagtcACGGAGGAGACAAAGGTTTCTTTGGGAGCACCCGTTTATTTACAACCGGCCCAGAACACTGCCGCTATCTCCCTCCTCAGCGCGGCaaccaaacacaaacaacaaaaaaaggcgctctctcaccggaaacacCGTCGCCGAGAGAGCACGTCACACGTCACCataacaacatgacaacaaacacataactgtaataacagaacaaaccccgaacagccctggcccgctacatagcccccacctaaggggtcagtcgtccccgacagCCCCATTACCCCACACAAAGTCCTGTAAGTGTCCGGGTGCCTTCTTCTGGCGCACCGGCCGGTCTCAACCGGCGGGGGAAAAGTCACTCGGATCAGAACCTGGGGTGtcaccagcatcccctgccccggCGTCTGCCGGAGCGAGCGGTCGGTACGGTGAAAGCCTGTCCCAGTGCAACACCACCATGCGCCCCGGGCCCGGCATGCGGATACGGTACACCACTTCCGTTAGCCGCTCCACGACCTCCGCCAGCCCTTGCCAGTGACTGCACAGTTTGGGGGACACTcctctcttgcgaaccgggcagtacacccaaactTTGTCGCCAAGCACAAAAGCCTGGCGGGTGTAGTCGTGAACCACCTGCagccgctccctcagcctcctgtagtagTCCATGTCTGGCCCACCGTCAATCTCCGGCTCGGGGGGGGGGACCCAAACACCAGATCCACAGGCGTCCGGAGCTCCCGCCCAAACATCAAAGCGGCAGGCGTGCACTGGCTGGACTCCTGAACCGCAGTCCGATACGACCAAAGGACCAGGGGCAGATATCGGTCCCAATCCCGCTGGTGGCGGCTGGTGAGAATGGCGAGCTGGGTAGCCAGTGTGCGGTTAAAACGCTCAACCAAGCCATCGCTTTGCGGGTGGAGCGGTGTGGTTCTTGTCTTCTCCACCCCCAGCTGCCGGCAAATCTCCCCGAAGACCTTCGATTCGAAGTTGCgcccctggtcactgtggagctcagcCAGGACCCCAAAACAGGCGAACATCTCCTCCACCAGCCTCTCTGCCGTCGTCGTCGCACTCTGGTCCGGCACCGCGTAGGCCTCCGGCCACTTTGTGAAATAGTCCATCACCACCAGCACGTACCGGTTCCCTGACTCCGTAAcggggaaaggccctaggacgtccactcgctccatcggggcccccaccaAGTACTGCTGAAGGGGGGCAGTGGAGCGTTGAGTGGGGCCCTTCTGCGCCgtgcaggtgtcacagcagtgcacgtGAAGTTCCACATCTCGTCGACagccaggccagtagaaccgtcCCCTGAGGCGGCGGAGAGTTTTGGCGTTCCCATAGTGGCCTgcccccaccgagccgtggacaagctcaagcacctgcgaccgcagcaaccgaggcaccaacagctgcaggagatctctgccctgaccgggggcccgccatctccggtacaggaggccgtcgtgggtctccaggttgttgtgctgggagtagtaggccttcaccTCGGGCTCCTGACCGGACACCCCCGTCCAGTCTGGGCGTTGCGCCGCCTCCAGCCGGGCCCCCACCTGACCCAACGTTGCGTCGGCCTCCTGCTCCCGCTTCAGCTGTTGCGTTGTCAGTGGGAGCCACCCCCCTCCGCTGGCTGTGGCCTGAGCAGTAGCCACCCAGAGCGCCTCCTGGGCCCGCTCCTCCTGTCGCAGACAGTAGCGGCACTCGACGGCCATGCAGGGCCGTCTGGAGAGGGCATCAGCGTTGCCATGCTGCCGACCTGCCCGATGCTGGATCTCGAAGTCGTAGCCCTGAAGGACCTCCAGCCAGCGGGCCACCTGACCTTCTGGGTGTTTGAAGTTCAGGAGCCAGGTCAGAGATGCATGGTCAGTGCGCAGGAGGAACCGGCAACCGTGCAGGTATGGCCGGAAGTGCCGCA contains:
- the LOC116325998 gene encoding uncharacterized protein LOC116325998, translated to MKCVVLLLSLLSVGRSAPVSSCDTLINPITVSTEEILGKWIYVGGSSDLPGSRSFGFLLTSVWLNLTTTANSNVLNILQTQRINGDCSSMTYNVIFENSAMLIKEPFYLKDVFLPTGCSDCLLAYEEVISGKDTFTSLLLFSRKTNVSPDVVERLKKQAECLQMSSPIMMDPNNEICPDNLPPSDGLSALNSLFENKMAHRVARVLDVLFDVFVNW